The Rhizobiaceae bacterium genome contains the following window.
CGCCATCACATTGCGGTGAAACGATGGCGTCCGTCTCAAGGTCCGGGCTTCAGCCGCGTTCTTTCAGCAAACGACCGCGTTCGCGCGACCAATCACGCTGTTTTTCGGTTTCCCGCTTGTCGTGCAGCTTCTTGCCCCGAGCGATCGCAAGCAGCAATTTGGCCCTGCCCCTGTCGTTGAAATAGATTTTCAGCGGCACCATGGTCATGCCTTCGCGCTCGACCGACTGCGCCAGCCGCGCGATTTCCCGCTTACTGAGCAGGAGCTTGCGATGCCGGCGCGGCTCATGGTTGAAGCGGTTTCCCTGAAGGTATTCAGGCAGGTAAGAGTTGATAAGCCAGATTTCGCCGTTCTCAAGCGAGGCGTAGGATTCCTGGATATTCGCGTGGCCGCCGCGCAGCGATTTGACCTCGGTTCCGGTCAGGACCAATCCGGCCTCAACTGTATCGAGTATTTCATATGAAAAGCGCGCCTTGCGGTTTTCCGCGGCGATCTTGTTGTTGGGGTCTGATTTCTTGCCCGGTGCCATGCAGCTCAGATAGGCTTTCGGCCTAGTTGATCAACCCGGCATGCTTCATCGCC
Protein-coding sequences here:
- the smpB gene encoding SsrA-binding protein SmpB, whose protein sequence is MAPGKKSDPNNKIAAENRKARFSYEILDTVEAGLVLTGTEVKSLRGGHANIQESYASLENGEIWLINSYLPEYLQGNRFNHEPRRHRKLLLSKREIARLAQSVEREGMTMVPLKIYFNDRGRAKLLLAIARGKKLHDKRETEKQRDWSRERGRLLKERG